AGGAGACCGGGCTGAATATCCGAAGCCATTTTGCAGTCAGATCGAAAGAGGTTCACCGAGGAATTCCCGGCTTCGCGACCCCATCAACACCAATGGTTCCATCAGGTGTCGCAGAAAAACGAAGTTCAGATTAAATATTAGTCCCGAAGTAGTTTGTGGCTCCGTGGGAGGTCAGCTGAGGCGACAAAAGGCCACGTGATACTTAACTTTGCCAACGAATCGGAGGGCGGTTCTCGATTTCGAGGGCAAATGAAAATGACGCTGAGGGCTGTCCAGCTCAGAGTGTATTTCGGGGCAGGAGACGGTTCATCAGGCCGGCTTCCTTCTGGATGTCAACGGAGCGTAGGGTAACTCCTGATCTGCATTGACCGTCTGAAAATCATCGTAATTGTGACAACACGATTCGTAATCTTCGCGAATCGTTGTCCATGGTCGAAAAAGAAAGGCATTGTCGCCGGGATCGTTTTCGTGGCTGATACTTGAACCATCCAACGCAGCTAAGGGCTGTCGAATTTGTATGTGCACGACGTCCACCATTCCCCAACGGTGTCCCGATGACCTCTGCTTCTCGTAATGCTTCTTATCGCTTCGATAACAAACACGACCTCCAGCACCAGTTTGTCGCATCGATCCGTCGCATTCAGCTCACGGATGTGACTGCATCATTTGATGAGCAGGAGGTCAGGTTGACGGGGCAGGTTCGTTCATGGTACGAGAAGCAGCTTGTTCAGGAATCTGCCCGATCATTTGTGCCTGAACTTCGAATTGCGAACCTCGTCAGCGTCCGGCCAGAGTGAGTTCGGGTGGCGAATCTGCCGGACCGCGGCATCTGCCAAACAGGGCAAGTAAGGCGGGCAGCAGAACCAGGTCACCGGGCAATGCAGCCAGCATCGTGATGGCGGTCAATTCGGCAAAACGTCGAGTGGGAACGAAGTCGGAACAGAATAACACGCTCAGGCCACACACAATCAGGATGCTCGTCAGGACTATCGCTTTTCGGCTGGTGAGTATGGTTTGCCAGACTGCTTTCTGACGGTTTCCCGTAAGCTCGGATTCCTGCCGGAATCGTGCCAGGAAATGGATCGTATCGTCGACCGCGATCCCAAGGCTGATGGCGAAGACAATCACGTTACCAGCGGTCAGCTCAAATCCGCGTAGTTGCATCCATCCAACTGTCATGACCAGTGGAAAAAGGTTGGGTACAGAAGCCACAAGTCCAGTTCGGATGGAGCGAAACAACACCGCAATCAATGCGAAAATAACGCCGGACGCAGCAATCAGTGACACGAACAGGTCCCGCACAAATTCATCCATACAGACGGCGTGTAAAGCCGCGTCACCAGTGACATGGCACCCCAGCGTGGCTGGCATATTCCGGCGCAGCCGCAGCTCTACATCGGCAATCAGCTCCTTGAGTCCAGCGCTGCCAACATCATGTACCCGCATCATTATGCGTGCTGATTTCTCTGGTTCTGAAAGGAAGTCCCTTGTGATTGGAGTGAGATCATAGCGGTTCGTAACTCTGCGGATTCTTCTGAGTGCGGCGGCGGCGATTCCGGGATCATCGGACATTGATCTCGCGTCAATTGCTGCGAGTACCTGAAGGTAATCCCGATAAAATGTGACTCGACGATCTTCTGACATCTGCTTTCGGAATTGTTGCAGGCCGGACGCAACCTCGGGAGAAAAGAATTCATCCGGGTCCTCTGCCTGAATCTGTACTTCCAGAGAGATGATTCCAGAGAGCTTTTCATCCAGCAGATGCACTGTTTCCATGGCAGGGTTGTCAGCTTCATAGGTTTCGAAGATGAAAGAATTGACCTGCATATCGCGCACCCACCACAAAGTCGCGCCGGCAAGAATCACATGCAGAACAACGACTACGACAGCGTTCCGGATGATCCATGCCCAGCCAGCATCGAAGACAGGGGCAACTCGGCCAGTGACTTTCCTGAGTTGGGTATATCGTTGACTTGCCCGGGCTGCGGCTCTATGTGCCTGCAAACGCAGATGGTCACCGGCAATTGTCAGGCCGGACGTGAGTACGATGATGAGACTACAGTAGCTGAAAAGCATTGAAACAGATGCCTGAATGGCCAGCGTCCTGAGCAACTCTGATCGAGCCAGAAGCAGACTCCCAAACCCGATGGCGGTGGTGGCCAGCGTCAGGAAACAGGTCACCGACATTTCATTCATGACTTCCAGCGTGACCTCCCTGACAGGGCGATTTCCAGCACCGATTAGTTTTTGGAAGCGATTGACGATGTGCACGGCATTGGCGGCAGCGATAATCAAAGCCAATGGGGGAACGACGTTGCTCAGCAGATTGAAAGGCTGGCCCGTCCAGCCCATCAAACCGACTGTATTGCCAACGGCCAGCATTACGGCCAGAAGCGATAGTGAAGTCATTATCAGGCTTCGAAACATAATGGCTGAGACGACGACGAACATGAACGCACAGATGGGCACCATCATTGTTTGATCGCGCTCGAGGCTGCGAATAATGTCAATGCGTATCGGTGGCACTCCACTCAGTCGCACGCGCGTTGCGGAGGGGAGTTGGCTTTGGTGAATGATCTGTTCGATTGCTTCGACCGGCGGCGTAATCATCCCTATACCGCGGAGACTGGAATCCAGTGTGACGACTGTCAGCAGGAGTGTTCGGTCATCGCTGATTAGCAAATCGTTCAGCAATGGAAGGCGATCGAGACGTTCGCTGATTCTCTCGTCCGTCGAAAGGTCGGACGCAGTCAGCAGGGGCCCCCATCGGATCGGGTCATTGACAGGAGTGTCCCGCAACGCTGCATTCAGATCGATCCGTGGACGCTGCAGCGTCGCCAGTGACGAGACATGCTCAACATTGTCGACGTGACTCACCGAAGCGCAGAATTCATCCAGCCATCGAAAACAGTCACCTCGAAGGAGGGAACGTCCGTCTGTTGATTCAAGAACCACCAGGCAGACGCTGTCTTCAAAACGGAACAGCTGTTTATGTCTGTTGCAGAATGCGACGATTTCATCCTGTCCGGAATAGACAGATTCCGGGGAAAAATCGAACTTCAGCCACAAGCATCCTGTCGTCAGGACGGCTGACAGTATCAACCAGCCAGTGAGTGCGGTGCGGGGGAAGTTGATCAGGATCTGAATGTACTGCTGTTTCATACGACAGGGAATTTGGTAAACCACACCTCCAATTGCAATCCACAGGAATCCAGAACCTCCAACTGGCGTTCGACGAGTCTGCTATGACCAGTTTTGATACGTGTTTCGCCAATCCATGGAATGAACTGGCTGGTGCACGGCGATTACATGTTCGATGGTTACTGCGGCCTGACGATGCGCCATTACGAAATGTGGAGGTGGTTGTAGAATCCGGCTTCCTGACTGAGGTTCGGCATATGCCCGAATCTGTGAGTCATCGGGCAGATCCCGTCGTGCTCATGCCTGCTCTTGTGAATGCCCACACGCACCTGGAATTCTCTGACCTGGACACACCGGTCTCTCCCGCCCTTCCATTTCAGGACTGGATTACATCCGTCATTCAGAATCGTCGGAATCGGTCAGCGGTTTCGACCCCACTGCAGGGACTGGCCGATGCGTCGATCATGGCCGGGCTCAGCGAAAGCCGGAAATTCGGTACGCTGGCAACAGGAGAAATTACCACACAGGATCTGTCCGTGGATCTCTGGAGTCGGTTTCAGCAAACATCGACGATCAGCTTTCGTGAATGCATCGGTTTGCAGCCGGAATCCATTCAGAGGCAAATTGAGAACGCGCAACTTCACCTGAAGAATGGTGTCGAAGGAATCACGGGGTTGAGTCCCCACGCGCCCTACACGGTGCATCCTGAGTTGTTCGACGAATTGATCCGGATGGCCTCTCGTCATTGCGTGCCGGTGGCCATGCATTTGGGAGAGACAATCGCGGAACGTCAGTTGCTGCTGGATGCGACGGGGGCATTTCGGAGTTTCCTTTCAGAAAGGCAGTTGTGGAATGCGTCAGCATTTCCAGCCAGTCGAACTCTGCTGAATTATCTGAAGCCCATGGCAACGCTGCGTCGTGCTCTTGCCATCCATTGCAACTATTTGTCAGAGCCGGAAATGGAGTTTCTTGCGGAGAATCCGAATGTTGCAGTTGTCTTCTGTCCGCGGACACATCAATTCTTTCAGCATGGATCACATCCCTGGCGGCGGCTGAGGGATGCCGGTGCAAGAGTTGTTCTGGGAACGGACAGTCGTGCTTCAAACCCGGACCTGAGTATCTGGAGAGAACTGCTGTCCATTGTTCGACAGCATGAAGGTGCCCGTCAGGTGAGCCTGGATGGGATCGCTCGGCACCTGCCTATGATCACAACGGATTCCGCCGATGCGCTGGGCCTGAACTCACAACATTTTGCATTGCAATGCGGTCAACCCTTCCACGCGGTCGCCGTTCCGATGGTTCCTGAAACCGGGGCGATCGCCGACATGCCTGCTGCTGTGTTTCACTGTGGTGAACGAATAGAAGTTCGCTCCGACAATTGATCCGGCGGCGGTGTTGCGGCCACACCGCCGGTGTCCTTGACTGCCCACAGGTGCAGCTCCGTGAATCCTTTCTCAGATGGCGCGCGCTGAAACGGCACAAGTGTAGTCATCCGCGCGCATGCGCTGGGTGCCGCAGCCTTTTGAATTCGGGTCCCCGGCAATTCTCAGGACAGGAAAAGTTGCCGCGCGGGACAGTGCCGACGCCTTATATTACGGCTGCATCCGGCCAGCCTGCTTTGCAAACGGGAGCCATCTGGCTGCTCTGCGTCGGTTGCCCTCATGAGTAACCTGACAGGCAAGTTGCCGCAAAGGCCCGGACCTGTACTCATTGGCACCGCAGTTGCTTTCAGATAAAACGGGAGTCATGTGTCCAGTTTTGGGTGAAAGCGGAAAGGTCTTCTCAAATGTTTTGTAATCAGTGCGAACAAACGGCTCACGGAATTGCTTGCTGCGACACCGGTGTCTGCGGAAAAGACCCGGATATGCAGTCGTTGCAGGAGACATTGCTCTACGGTGTGAAAGGGATGGCATCGTATGCTCATCATGCTCGCCGACTGGGTAAGACGGATGAGGAGGTGAATGCGTTTATTGAAGAGGCGCTTTTTGCGACCGTCACGAATGTGAACTTCGACATGGGGAGTCTGCTGGAACTGGTGCTGGAATGTGGCCGAATGAATCTGCGTACGATGCAGATGCTGGACGAAGGTCACCGCGAATCTTTTGGGGAACCATCACCAACAACGGTTTACGAAGGGACAAAACCCGGGCCTGGCATACTGGTGACGGGACACGATTTGCTGGACCTTGAAGATATTCTCAGGCAAACGGCCGGTACCAATATCAACGTCTACACCCATGGCGAAATGCTGCCAGCCCATGCCTATCCGAAGCTGAGAGCCTACCCGAACCTTGCCGGACATTTTGGAGGAGCGTGGCAAAAGCAAAAAGTAGAATTTGGTCAGTTCAATGGCCCGGTCGTTGCCACAACCAACTGTGTGCTGATTCCCTGGGAGTCTTATCGAGATCGATTATACACGACGCGAACGACCGCCGTTCCCGGTGGGAAACGTATCACAACACGGGATTTCAGCGAGGTCATTGAGTGTGCGAAGAAGTGCGAACCGCTCAGAGAGATGAAGACAGGTGAATCCACCGTTGGATTTCACCATGGCGCGATCCTGGGAGTGGCAGACAGGATTGTCGAAGCGGTCAAGTCCGGTGAGATAAAACACTTCTTCCTGATTGGCGGATGCGACGGAGCAGAACCAGGGCGTAACTGGTATTCACAGTTCGCACAAAACGCACCGCAGGATTCCATCATCCTGACGTTGGGGTGTGGCAAGTATCGCATTCGAAATCATGACTATGGCACCGTGGCCGGGCTTCCGAGATTTCTGGACATGGGGCAATGCAATGACGCATACGGTGCCATTCAGGTTGCTTCAGCTCTTGCATCGGCCTTCAACTGCGGCGTGAATGATCTGCCTCTGAGCATTGTACTCAGCTGGTTCGAACAGAAGGCGGTTGCCGTGTTGCTCACCCTGCTCTATCTGGATGTCAAAGGGATCCGGATTGGCCCGGCCAAGCCAGCCTTTTTGTCCGACAACGTGATGCAGCTGTTGAAAGACAAGTACGATCTGAAGCTGATTGATGGAAATCCGCTTGTTCAGCTGAAAGCCGCTCTGGCATAGGTCCGTAAGTGGATACCGGGCTTCGGGATTGGTTTCCCGGGCATCACTCGTC
This portion of the Planctomycetaceae bacterium genome encodes:
- the hcp gene encoding hydroxylamine reductase, which produces MFCNQCEQTAHGIACCDTGVCGKDPDMQSLQETLLYGVKGMASYAHHARRLGKTDEEVNAFIEEALFATVTNVNFDMGSLLELVLECGRMNLRTMQMLDEGHRESFGEPSPTTVYEGTKPGPGILVTGHDLLDLEDILRQTAGTNINVYTHGEMLPAHAYPKLRAYPNLAGHFGGAWQKQKVEFGQFNGPVVATTNCVLIPWESYRDRLYTTRTTAVPGGKRITTRDFSEVIECAKKCEPLREMKTGESTVGFHHGAILGVADRIVEAVKSGEIKHFFLIGGCDGAEPGRNWYSQFAQNAPQDSIILTLGCGKYRIRNHDYGTVAGLPRFLDMGQCNDAYGAIQVASALASAFNCGVNDLPLSIVLSWFEQKAVAVLLTLLYLDVKGIRIGPAKPAFLSDNVMQLLKDKYDLKLIDGNPLVQLKAALA
- a CDS encoding MMPL family transporter; the encoded protein is MKQQYIQILINFPRTALTGWLILSAVLTTGCLWLKFDFSPESVYSGQDEIVAFCNRHKQLFRFEDSVCLVVLESTDGRSLLRGDCFRWLDEFCASVSHVDNVEHVSSLATLQRPRIDLNAALRDTPVNDPIRWGPLLTASDLSTDERISERLDRLPLLNDLLISDDRTLLLTVVTLDSSLRGIGMITPPVEAIEQIIHQSQLPSATRVRLSGVPPIRIDIIRSLERDQTMMVPICAFMFVVVSAIMFRSLIMTSLSLLAVMLAVGNTVGLMGWTGQPFNLLSNVVPPLALIIAAANAVHIVNRFQKLIGAGNRPVREVTLEVMNEMSVTCFLTLATTAIGFGSLLLARSELLRTLAIQASVSMLFSYCSLIIVLTSGLTIAGDHLRLQAHRAAARASQRYTQLRKVTGRVAPVFDAGWAWIIRNAVVVVVLHVILAGATLWWVRDMQVNSFIFETYEADNPAMETVHLLDEKLSGIISLEVQIQAEDPDEFFSPEVASGLQQFRKQMSEDRRVTFYRDYLQVLAAIDARSMSDDPGIAAAALRRIRRVTNRYDLTPITRDFLSEPEKSARIMMRVHDVGSAGLKELIADVELRLRRNMPATLGCHVTGDAALHAVCMDEFVRDLFVSLIAASGVIFALIAVLFRSIRTGLVASVPNLFPLVMTVGWMQLRGFELTAGNVIVFAISLGIAVDDTIHFLARFRQESELTGNRQKAVWQTILTSRKAIVLTSILIVCGLSVLFCSDFVPTRRFAELTAITMLAALPGDLVLLPALLALFGRCRGPADSPPELTLAGR
- a CDS encoding amidohydrolase family protein; its protein translation is MTSFDTCFANPWNELAGARRLHVRWLLRPDDAPLRNVEVVVESGFLTEVRHMPESVSHRADPVVLMPALVNAHTHLEFSDLDTPVSPALPFQDWITSVIQNRRNRSAVSTPLQGLADASIMAGLSESRKFGTLATGEITTQDLSVDLWSRFQQTSTISFRECIGLQPESIQRQIENAQLHLKNGVEGITGLSPHAPYTVHPELFDELIRMASRHCVPVAMHLGETIAERQLLLDATGAFRSFLSERQLWNASAFPASRTLLNYLKPMATLRRALAIHCNYLSEPEMEFLAENPNVAVVFCPRTHQFFQHGSHPWRRLRDAGARVVLGTDSRASNPDLSIWRELLSIVRQHEGARQVSLDGIARHLPMITTDSADALGLNSQHFALQCGQPFHAVAVPMVPETGAIADMPAAVFHCGERIEVRSDN